TCGCAACTTATAACAGCCGGAATCGTTGACGCGACGATGCCACTTGCCGCTGCAAGACACTGGGCCCACGCGGGCTCGGGATATGCTCGGCCTTTGTGTAAATAGGTTGTGGAGgaagagttcttcaagaaactccAGAATCGAAGCTAGCATTTACAATCTTTGCAACCACCGGAAGCCGGTGTCCGAGTAACATTAGTAGCTGCAAAGAAAATTGCAACAGCCAAGTATAGAGCAGCCGCGAGGCCTTGGCCTCGTTCTTTGAGGTACTACTGGCAGCCGATATTGGCAGGCAGCTGAGTTTTGTCCAACATTTGTGCTTCTAAGCCACCTTCTCGACTTATAAGGACGACAAATCTTGACAATTTAGTCAGAATCCTTAACCAAAAGGGAGGAGGAACCTGAAAACACGAAACAAGTAACCAAAAATGGAACTGCCACTTCTCGATTGATCCACATAACCACATGATAATCGCAAAAAAGCGTAACGAGACGGGTGCACATGCCTCATCTTTAGATCATTTCAGTCGGTCTTTTGTAAACCTATTTAGCTCTACGGAATATGAGGTGTCCTTGAGTTGAACTTCACGGTTATTGGAAGCTTTGATATCTGGCACTTATCTTTACAATCAGTGAGAGTCTAAATTGCTCCACGAAAATGAACGTAGATGACTATGGGAAAACAACTGGAAACCTTCTTTTCGGGGAATGCTCTGGAATTCTTCAAATATCCAAGTTACGGCACACTTCGCATAGCTTCAGCTTTATCCAGTTTGGCGGAAGTATTCATATTGCGTAAGCTGATACGGGAGGAGTTGCGGCCACCACATCAAAGCATAAAATTCAAATAATATGTCACGAAAAGATCGGCTTGAAATTCCatgatgaagttgactAAGACTAAAGGAAGGCTAGCATCATTACCAAGTAAACTGATGGCTTTCTGGAAAGACGCTGACATCTTAACAAAGATCTGCGGCATCCAATCAGCCGAAGCTGCAAAAGTGGCCATTGACGCTGGCGCCTCTTTGATCGGAATTATTTGTGTTCCCAACAGAAAGCGCACTGTCTGTCCTGTTGttgccaaagaaatttCTCGTGTAGTGAGAGAGGCTCGCCAGGGAAGGCAAGACCAGGGAAAGTCGGGTCCTTTCCTTGTTGGCGTCTTCCGCAATCAAAGTATCTCTGAAGTTCGCTCCTTGAAAGATGACTATGGTTTAGATATTGTACAGTTACATGGTAACGAGAATTGGAAGGAGTACAAGCGTGAACTTGAGGGTACCCCTCTAATCAAGAGATTCATTTTCCCAAATGACTGTGCTGATGTGCTTGAACAATCTGAGTCCAGTGGCATGGAATGCCTTCCTTTATTTGACTCTGAGGCTGGTGGCACTGGAGAGAAGCTTGATTGGGATGCCATCGGCTCTTGGAGCAAAAGCTCTGGAGCTCGGTTCATTTTGGCAGGAGGACTTGGTCCAGAAAATGTCAGGAAAGCATGCGAGTTGCCAGGCGTAATGGGGGTTGACGTTAGTGGGGGAGTTGAAACCCAGGGAAATAAAGACGCTGATAAAATACGAACGTTCTTGGCTGAAGCGCGTTAAATCTGCCTGTTTAAATTAAGCTACTTTAATTATTTAAAAAGCACTTTAAGCTGAACCGGAGATGAAAAACCACTTGTCAACTGACTTGTCCACAGGGGCATCTTCCTTTTGTTCGGCGGCGGCCACAGCAGAGCCGGCAGATGGGGAGTAGGTAGAAGTACCAGACAGGGTAGTGTTAGTTAGCTCAATACCCTTGACGTCGGACTTGCCTTGAATCAAGTTCTTCCACGCGTCGCTGCATTCTCTAATAACGTCCAAAGCGtacttcttgtttttggcctcACCGGAGAAAGCAAATTGGTTCTCAGGCTTTCCGTCAGGGATTTTGTAAATTCTGAACCATTCGTTAGTGGCTCTCAATAGACCTGGGAAGTACTTTTCGACATCCTCGATGTCATTTAGCTTAGGAGCCAGAGGATCGTTGATGTCGATCACGATGACCTTCCAGTCAGTTTCCCCCTCATCCAACAAAGCCATAACACCCAACACCTTGACCTGCTTAACCTGACCAGTGTATCCGATAGTTTCACCAATTTCTAGAACATCCAAAGGATCGTTGTCACCGGCGGCTTTAGTCTCTGGGTGAATGGAGTTAGGGTCCTCCCATGTTTGAGGGAAAGCACCATAGTTGTGAATGTAACCGTGGTGAGGGAAGCAGTTTCTGACGTATCTCAATTTGCCCTTCTTGGTGTCCTGGATGATTGGGTTCAAAGTCTCCTCCTTGCTGACCTCCAACTTGGCGTTGGTCCAACGAGGGATCTCAACCACCATGTTGAAAATTTGGTTAGCTTCGTCGGCATATAAAGGGATGTCATggaaagaagagattgGCTTACCGTTCTCTTCGATGTAAACTTTGTAATCCAAGGTGTTCTTAGCACCGATCTGTCTAGTAGTGTAAAccattttttgtttgtcAATTGCACTGTGCTAAGCACGTCGATGAAAATGTGCCGAAGCACATGAATAGTTCAATCACTGACTTATATAGTGAAAATTCTTAAGATCGAGATCAAacagcacgtgatataaCAAAGCTGAGCACTAACCACACTTATAACCCTTAAAAACAAATAAAGCGATCTGAGTTGCGGCGCTCCATGCTTATATACCTTATATATACTCCTTGTGATACTagagaagaactttgaagcagacACACGCTCGGTCGTACACACCACTACAGTTTCATGGCTTTTAGTAGGCTTCCTGAGCTTGTGGCCAGCACATGCAGACCCTACAAGTCCGCGTTACTCACTTGAAACCCGGAAATAACAATCTAGTGCCGAGGCGCTGCCCTTTCAGATACGGGAACCATCTCATGATATTCGGTTGATTCTTGAGCAATGCTGGAGCTACCGTGAGTAATTGTGGTTTCCGTAGGCCCGTTGTGAGGAGCAACAGGTGGAGCTCCATAGTAATATTCATTAAAATCTCGAACATTGTCAACAGCCTGGCAGGGCGTGTCTTGGCCTATCCTCGTGGTTGCGCGGGGCGGATACTGAAGATCACTTGCGTTGAAGCTCGTCGCATCATCGACCGGAGGCGGAGGACCCTCTTCAGCCTTGTTGTTAAAATGGAAAACTCCTTGATTATCGTAGTACCCTAGGTCGTTGTCGTTTGCAGTTTCTGTGTAGGGAGGTACGTAGTCTTGTGTCGAGCCTCGAAACTGTCTCTCAGATTGACGATATGTTGGGGGTGTAAACCAGGCCGTGCCTGGTATAGGTCGTTGGCCTCTATTGGTTCTCTTGCCATTCAACTTGATTGCAGTGAAGGCAAGGACGGCGAGAAAGCAGAGGAAAAACACAAGAAGGATCCATCTTCCCCAGATCCACTGGTTTCCGCAACTAAAACCGAAGCATCCATTGTCCGGCAGAGAGCTTTCACTAGCCCTAGCGTAGAGCCTCACCTTATCTGGAGCCAAGTTTCTCTGAACTAAGGTCGGTGGCGGAACGCGCATTAATTCGAAGGGAATGGTGAAGGTCCTAGAAAGAAGTCTGATTGAAGGCCATCCGGGCATCATTTCACGAAGAGTCGCTTATTAAGGTATTTTTCACATCCGGCTATAA
The Lachancea thermotolerans CBS 6340 chromosome G complete sequence genome window above contains:
- the TRP1 gene encoding phosphoribosylanthranilate isomerase TRP1 (similar to uniprot|P00912 Saccharomyces cerevisiae YDR007W TRP1 Phosphoribosylanthranilate isomerase that catalyzes the third step in tryptophan biosynthesis in 2004 the sequence of TRP1 from strain S228C was updated by changing the previously annotated internal STOP (TAA) to serine (TCA)), whose protein sequence is MMKLTKTKGRLASLPSKLMAFWKDADILTKICGIQSAEAAKVAIDAGASLIGIICVPNRKRTVCPVVAKEISRVVREARQGRQDQGKSGPFLVGVFRNQSISEVRSLKDDYGLDIVQLHGNENWKEYKRELEGTPLIKRFIFPNDCADVLEQSESSGMECLPLFDSEAGGTGEKLDWDAIGSWSKSSGARFILAGGLGPENVRKACELPGVMGVDVSGGVETQGNKDADKIRTFLAEAR
- a CDS encoding resistance to Congo red protein (some similarities with uniprot|Q03446 Saccharomyces cerevisiae YDR003W); translation: MMPGWPSIRLLSRTFTIPFELMRVPPPTLVQRNLAPDKVRLYARASESSLPDNGCFGFSCGNQWIWGRWILLVFFLCFLAVLAFTAIKLNGKRTNRGQRPIPGTAWFTPPTYRQSERQFRGSTQDYVPPYTETANDNDLGYYDNQGVFHFNNKAEEGPPPPVDDATSFNASDLQYPPRATTRIGQDTPCQAVDNVRDFNEYYYGAPPVAPHNGPTETTITHGSSSIAQESTEYHEMVPVSERAAPRH
- the IPP1 gene encoding inorganic diphosphatase IPP1 (highly similar to uniprot|P00817 Saccharomyces cerevisiae YBR011C IPP1 Cytoplasmic inorganic pyrophosphatase (PPase) catalyzes the rapid exchange of oxygens from Pi with water highly expressed and essential for viability active-site residues show identity to those from E. coli PPase), whose translation is MVYTTRQIGAKNTLDYKVYIEENGKPISSFHDIPLYADEANQIFNMVVEIPRWTNAKLEVSKEETLNPIIQDTKKGKLRYVRNCFPHHGYIHNYGAFPQTWEDPNSIHPETKAAGDNDPLDVLEIGETIGYTGQVKQVKVLGVMALLDEGETDWKVIVIDINDPLAPKLNDIEDVEKYFPGLLRATNEWFRIYKIPDGKPENQFAFSGEAKNKKYALDVIRECSDAWKNLIQGKSDVKGIELTNTTLSGTSTYSPSAGSAVAAAEQKEDAPVDKSVDKWFFISGSA